The genome window ATAAATATCTCTTCGTAGCAATAACAGAAATCTATAACTATTTGAAAACGGAATTGACCTTTATTTCTGATGATGAATGGGCGATAAAAGTCGAACGCCGGTGGACAGCAAATACGCTCCCCAATGAAGAGCTATTATGGGTTCTCAATATGATATATTATCACCAGTATCAAATCTGCAAAGAAGCTTGTAATCAAGTAGGATCAACTCTGTCGACTGAAATTCCCGAACCAATAGAAATGGACACTGGGTTAAAGGATTCACGTCATATCCGCTATATAGACTCGGAAGGCCAAGAGTTTAAACAACTCAAGGCTTTTCGAATTGATAGAGATCCCGGATTCAAGGCCAATAAAAAGCTTCTAGATAAACAACGGGAGCGTTTTAAAAAGATAGATAACTTTGAAGTTGGTATGGAAATCCTCTCGAATAATGCAGCAGAATTATTCATCCATGATGGATACCATATACCAATGCTTTTCTCTTTTGACTCGAAGATGAATCTGATCGACCTCATTTCAGCAGCATTCTACAATAGCGCCGTAAAATTTATATTCTGGCGTGAAATAGCGGACCGTTTAGCAAGTCAGAATCCGTATTGCATGTATTTTGTTTCTGAAGCATGGATTAGGAAAATGCCAGATGACATCTCAAGATATCACGCAATATCAAGTCTTCCTATCAGGGGAGAGATGCTTCAAGTTGTTGGCATTACAAACAAAGGGGAATTCTTACATAAATGCTTTGAAATCACCAGACATCGTTTTGATCATCCAACGCTTGGAGAGTGTAAATCTATATACAATGACGATGGAAAAATACCTCAGTTCCTTCAGCCAGTTGCAGAAGCAATTTCTATTAAACGAAGGGAAAATGTCTAACCAAGCACTCCCGCCCAACAAGATGGCGGATAAACAAGCTCGGCTCATCCAGAAGGAAGAAAAGATTTATCGGCTGCTGGTGGTGAAGGTGAAGTATTTTGAGTGGAGAAAGCCTCGAAAAAATTAAAGTAATCTTGAAGGAATATTTATGAAAGCGGTTGTATACACAAAATATGGATCGCCGGATGTTCTTCAACTCAAGGACATCGAGAAACCTGCGCCCAAGAAGAATGAAGTCCTGATAAAGATTCATGCGGCGTCCGTCAATGCATATGACTGGCATTTCCTGACCGCTGACATATTCTTGTTACGTCTGATGGGCGGGGGACTGCTTAAACCCAAATTTACTGGACTCGGCGCCGACATAGCGGGCCGGGTTGAAGCGGTTGGAAAAAACGTCAAGCAGTTTCAGCCGGGTGATGAGGTCTTCGGGATGGTGCGGGGCGGTTTTGCCGAGTATGCATGTGCTCTTGAAGATGGATTGGCGCTGAAACCGTCCAATCTATCGTTCGAGGAAGCAGCAGCCGTACCTATGGCGGCGGTCACTGCTCTGCAGGGCCTGCGCGATGAAGGGCGGATTCAAGCAGGACAAAAAGTTTTGATCAATGGTGCCTCGGGCGGCGTGGGAACATTTGCGGTGCAGATTGCCAAATCATTCGGGGCTGAAGTGACCGCCGTGTGCAGCACGAGGAACGTGGATCAGGCGCGCTCGCTTGGGGCAGACCATGTGATCGATTACACCAAAGAAGATTTTACCCAAGGCGGTCAGCAGTATGACCTCATTTTTGCTGCAAACGGATATCATCCGCTTTCAGCTTATAAGCGCGCCTTAACTCCCAAAGGTATTTATGTGATGGCGGGAGGATCCAAGGCACAAATTTTCCAGGCTATGCTCTTGGGATCGTGGATGTCGGAAAAAGGCGGCAGGAAAATGGGAGGCGTATCGGCAAAACGAAGCCAAAAAGATTTGCTTATTCTCAAAGAGCTTCTGGAAGCGGGCAAAGTCATCCCCGTTATCGATAGACGGTATCCGTTACAAGAGGCAGCCGAAGCGCTTCGGTATCTTGGAGCAGGACATGCTCGAGGGAAGGTAGTAATAACTATGGAAGAACGAGTATGATACGCTCAGGATGTTGGAGATGGAAAGTGTAGAGTCCAGCTCGTAGCTGGACAAAAAGCAGGAAAAGAACTTGAATGTCCGACTGCGAGTCGGACGCTACGTAGCTGACGATAAGCCTTGGGATGAAAAAGATTGTGGAGTGGAAAGCGTAGAATCCGAAGATCACAACGGACAATTGTGGATGTTTTATCCGATCGGTGATCGGATTCTACGGTGAAAAGAATCGATAAAGGTTGATCCCATCCCATTCAAAACCGGTAAGACACAAAAAGAGAGAGTAGAGTCCGATGATTACATCGGACATTCCTGGATTAATCATCCGATCGGTGATCGGATCCTACGATGAGAAGATATGATGAAGGATGATCACATCGGACAATTGCGAGTGAACGATCCGATCGGTGATCGGATTCTACAGAACCATTCACACACTCAAAAACTTTTCCCATCTTCTAAATAACTCAGCCGTTGCCTGCAAATCCCGAAGATTGTATTCCGCTATTTCTCGAAATCGTTTCTCGTCAGTTAATTGTTTCATATCCAATCCGGTTACGCCATGCGCTTTCGGACTTTCAATGCCGAAAGACTTGCAATAGAAATCTAAATTAAACTTGCGCAGTGCACCGTAAAACGTGAATTGTTCAAGCAAATCGCAATGAATGGACGCATCGTACCGGTACGGCATCAGGTTGCGTGTCGGTTGGACCTGGAGAATCGCAGAGCGCAGCATCAAGAACGGACAGTCGAATCCGCGCCCGTTGAACGTCACGAATTGGTCATAATGTCCGATATCCAGCCAGAACTGTTCAACAATTTCTTTCTCGCTTCCCGATTTGAAATGCACGAGTTCATCATCCGAATGATAATCCAGCTTCTCATCCGATTGGAAAAGAATCTTGGCGCGATTCGTTTCAGGATTCAACATGCCAATGGCGATAATTTGTGCGGTGGTCGGGTAGAGACTGAGCTTCTGGATTGTTTCAAGACGTTCTGCATCTGTCTCAGCAAACTTCAGTAAATATTTTTGCTGGATTTCATCAAACGATTCGACAGGGAAGCCAAGGGTTTCAATATCAAGCACGACGTGCGACATAGTATCCCCTTTCTAAGCAGTGATGCGGTAGTTTTTCAACCCCCAATAGCTTTCAACAGCTGATGACTTAAGAATTGTTGCAATCGGTATGGCGAGCAGCATACCGGCAATTCCCATCATAGAGTTTCCAATGATGAGAACTAAAATCACCGTCACCGGATGCATATCGACCGACTTGGAAAAGCAAAGCGGCTGAATGACAATATTATCGAGCAGCTGCATCAGAATGATCGAGACAGCGAGAATGGGAAATACCTGCCTGAAATCTCCGCATTGTGAAAGAGAAATCAGAATCGCCGGAACAACGCCAAAGAACGGTCCTACATACGGAATGAGATTTGAGATTCCGGCGATAATGCCGAGTAGAATTGCGTAATTCACACCGATCAGATAAAAACCGGCAATGTTCAGTACGCCGACAATAACAGAATCGAGAATCCAGCCTCGCAAGTAGCCGACGAGCTCTTTCTGAATTTTATCGAGCGCATTGAGAACCATTTCAAAGTACTTATTGGGAACCCGCTCGATGAATTTCTTGGCTGCTGTATCGCCTTCAGCAAGAATGAAGAACGTGATGAAAGGGACGATAACGAGGTTCACAAGAAATCCGGCGGCGGAAGCGAGGAACCCGCTCAATCCCTCTAATCCGCTTTGAACAAACGCATGTACTTTTTGCGTCACTGTTTCCGGATCGAGGAATGGAATATTCGCCGTTAAGCTGATAGCGGCTTCGTTCAATTTCTGGTCAAATGGAAAGTTCTTAAATCCATCGTACAATATTTGGAGCCGTTCAATGATCATTGGAATAAATACAATACCCATCAAGATGAGACTGCCGCCAATAAGAAGAAAAACAATGCTCACGGAAAATATTCTACGTATGCCGCATCGGAATTCGAGGAAAGCGACAAGGGGACGAAGAATGAACGCTGAAAGGATGGAGATGATGAGTGTCAGAACCAGATCCGGGAAGAAGGAACTAATCCAGAACCCGCCAATAATGATTCCAAGAAGGAGGAGCACCTTTACCAAAGGCCTATTGGATGTTGCCATCATGAGACGTTTGTGTTCTGTTGACATGATCTTTTAAGCTGTGATAGTGTAGTGTTTCAAAGCCCAGTATGTTTCCGTTGCTGACACGCGAAGAATCGTTGCGATAGGAATGGAAATGATCATTCCTGAAACTCCCATGAGTTGATGTCCGATGAGAAGTGTGAGTACCACCGCGACAGGATGCATATCCAGCGACTTGCCAAAACACAGTGGCTGCAGGACAAGGTCATCGATAAGCCGGACGATTCCGGTGAGAATTACAATCGGTAACACCATCCTGAAATCGCCCGTCTGCGTCAAAGATGCGAAGAGCGCAAGGCAGGCACCGGCAATAAACCCAAGATACGGAACAAGGTTGGCAATTCCCGTCAGCACACCAATAATGATTGCATAAGGAATACCGATAATCATGAATCCTATGATTGAGATTACTCCGACAATACTGCACTCAAGAATCAACCCTCGCAGGTAGGAGACAAGTTCTTTCCCGACCTTGTCCATAATATTCAGCGACATCTCAAAATATTTATTCGGAATTTTCTCCACAAATGTTTTTATCCCAATGTCGCCTTCTGCTAAAATGAAATACGTGATGAAGGGAATGATGAGAAGATTTGCCAGATAAGAAACCGCAGTGTTCGTTGCATCGCCGGCAGAGAGAATGATCCGCTGTATAAACTCGTGAACCTTACTATCAATGGTTGAGGAATTCACAAAAGGCATGTGTGCTGTCATTTCCTTTGCTGCCACGGTCAACTTCGCTTCAAATGGAAATTGCCGTAGCTGCTCATACATCAGCCGGAGGCGGGCGATCAGGAACGGAATTGTTTCAACCAATGTAAGGACAACAATTCCTCCCACCAGGAAGAAGACCACACCAATAGCAACTCCGCGTTTCAGATTAAGTCTGGATTCTAAGATACGAACAAGCGGTTTGAGTACGAACGCTATAAGAGTGGACAGGATCAACGTTAACACAAGATCAGGAAAGAACGACGCGATCCAGAAAAGGAAAATAATAAGTCCTAAGAACGCAATGACTTTGAGAAATGGTTTGTTCGATAGGGAAGC of Ignavibacteriales bacterium contains these proteins:
- a CDS encoding ribonuclease H-like domain-containing protein, with amino-acid sequence MSHVVLDIETLGFPVESFDEIQQKYLLKFAETDAERLETIQKLSLYPTTAQIIAIGMLNPETNRAKILFQSDEKLDYHSDDELVHFKSGSEKEIVEQFWLDIGHYDQFVTFNGRGFDCPFLMLRSAILQVQPTRNLMPYRYDASIHCDLLEQFTFYGALRKFNLDFYCKSFGIESPKAHGVTGLDMKQLTDEKRFREIAEYNLRDLQATAELFRRWEKFLSV
- a CDS encoding NAD(P)-dependent alcohol dehydrogenase, whose translation is MKAVVYTKYGSPDVLQLKDIEKPAPKKNEVLIKIHAASVNAYDWHFLTADIFLLRLMGGGLLKPKFTGLGADIAGRVEAVGKNVKQFQPGDEVFGMVRGGFAEYACALEDGLALKPSNLSFEEAAAVPMAAVTALQGLRDEGRIQAGQKVLINGASGGVGTFAVQIAKSFGAEVTAVCSTRNVDQARSLGADHVIDYTKEDFTQGGQQYDLIFAANGYHPLSAYKRALTPKGIYVMAGGSKAQIFQAMLLGSWMSEKGGRKMGGVSAKRSQKDLLILKELLEAGKVIPVIDRRYPLQEAAEALRYLGAGHARGKVVITMEERV
- a CDS encoding AI-2E family transporter, with translation MLASASLSNKPFLKVIAFLGLIIFLFWIASFFPDLVLTLILSTLIAFVLKPLVRILESRLNLKRGVAIGVVFFLVGGIVVLTLVETIPFLIARLRLMYEQLRQFPFEAKLTVAAKEMTAHMPFVNSSTIDSKVHEFIQRIILSAGDATNTAVSYLANLLIIPFITYFILAEGDIGIKTFVEKIPNKYFEMSLNIMDKVGKELVSYLRGLILECSIVGVISIIGFMIIGIPYAIIIGVLTGIANLVPYLGFIAGACLALFASLTQTGDFRMVLPIVILTGIVRLIDDLVLQPLCFGKSLDMHPVAVVLTLLIGHQLMGVSGMIISIPIATILRVSATETYWALKHYTITA
- a CDS encoding AI-2E family transporter yields the protein MSTEHKRLMMATSNRPLVKVLLLLGIIIGGFWISSFFPDLVLTLIISILSAFILRPLVAFLEFRCGIRRIFSVSIVFLLIGGSLILMGIVFIPMIIERLQILYDGFKNFPFDQKLNEAAISLTANIPFLDPETVTQKVHAFVQSGLEGLSGFLASAAGFLVNLVIVPFITFFILAEGDTAAKKFIERVPNKYFEMVLNALDKIQKELVGYLRGWILDSVIVGVLNIAGFYLIGVNYAILLGIIAGISNLIPYVGPFFGVVPAILISLSQCGDFRQVFPILAVSIILMQLLDNIVIQPLCFSKSVDMHPVTVILVLIIGNSMMGIAGMLLAIPIATILKSSAVESYWGLKNYRITA